The following are from one region of the Treponema denticola genome:
- a CDS encoding C40 family peptidase, translated as MLAPWVKKYIGIPFLSNGRDKTSCDCYGLLYLIYKFEFDTELPLLLSDYKNACDVKETKEIFKINKPLIAGEKLDTPEIGDVVLLNYQGLPSHIGIYAGDGFILHTTEKSGSVLQKLSSPEIRGRVEGYYRVNKNYRKGSSL; from the coding sequence ATGCTTGCTCCTTGGGTAAAAAAATACATAGGCATTCCTTTTCTTTCAAACGGCAGAGACAAAACTTCTTGCGATTGTTACGGGCTTTTATATTTGATTTATAAATTTGAATTTGATACGGAGTTACCTCTTCTTTTATCCGATTATAAAAATGCTTGCGATGTAAAAGAAACAAAAGAAATTTTTAAAATAAATAAGCCTTTGATTGCAGGAGAAAAGCTTGATACTCCGGAGATAGGAGATGTGGTTTTACTTAACTATCAAGGCCTTCCTTCACACATAGGCATTTACGCAGGAGACGGGTTTATACTTCATACAACCGAAAAATCGGGGAGCGTTTTACAAAAATTAAGCTCACCCGAAATAAGGGGAAGAGTGGAGGGGTATTACCGTGTCAATAAAAATTATCGCAAAGGTTCATCCCTTTGA
- a CDS encoding DUF1833 family protein: MTKLSKRAIEALNRNETDEIFLYCLEIEVEGEEAWRFVNNNEDIISSGKRYTACGFTVSLPSQKNETGSETCRLAIDNIDSRIMQFITKGIGKKITARIIIILADTPDIIEKGPLKFILRNVSVDKATVQGDLYDFYLFDRNIPEGRFTPKDFPGLF; this comes from the coding sequence ATGACAAAACTTTCAAAAAGAGCCATAGAGGCCTTAAACAGAAACGAAACGGATGAGATCTTTTTATATTGCTTGGAAATAGAGGTTGAAGGAGAAGAGGCTTGGAGGTTTGTAAACAATAATGAAGATATTATCTCCAGCGGGAAGCGATATACGGCTTGCGGGTTTACCGTTTCTCTTCCTTCCCAAAAAAACGAAACGGGAAGCGAAACCTGCCGACTTGCAATAGACAATATAGACAGCCGTATAATGCAGTTTATTACAAAAGGAATCGGAAAAAAGATAACGGCAAGGATTATAATTATTTTGGCGGACACTCCCGACATTATAGAAAAAGGGCCTTTAAAGTTTATCTTGCGGAATGTATCTGTAGATAAGGCAACCGTTCAAGGCGACTTATACGATTTTTATTTGTTTGACAGAAATATTCCTGAAGGCCGTTTTACTCCTAAAGATTTTCCGGGACTTTTTTAA